A stretch of Paludisphaera borealis DNA encodes these proteins:
- a CDS encoding biotin/lipoyl-containing protein, which yields MRLEAVILPELGTGPDMPIVVSHWYAGRGEIVWEGDRLVEVLAGPLTFDVSAPATGRLVEIRGREDDLVEPGSVLGYVAPDDERDGGDDDATERNGGNGERGPGESPRRSGRPR from the coding sequence ATGCGTTTGGAGGCAGTGATCCTGCCCGAGCTGGGGACCGGTCCGGACATGCCGATCGTCGTCAGCCACTGGTACGCCGGACGGGGAGAAATCGTCTGGGAAGGGGATCGGCTGGTCGAAGTACTCGCCGGCCCCCTGACCTTCGATGTTTCCGCGCCGGCGACGGGACGCCTCGTCGAGATTCGTGGTCGGGAAGACGACCTGGTTGAACCAGGGTCGGTGCTCGGCTACGTCGCTCCGGACGACGAGCGGGACGGTGGCGACGACGACGCGACGGAACGGAACGGGGGCAACGGCGAGCGCGGCCCGGGCGAATCGCCACGTCGGTCAGGTCGCCCCCGGTAA
- a CDS encoding bis(5'-nucleosyl)-tetraphosphatase, which translates to MTTFHERSAGVIPYHREEDQGFIYLVLHSATVRNPRAKWEFPKGGVEQGESTRQTAGREFQEETGLSNWTILDGFERSLSYTYIRRGRKVVKTVTYYLVEVGGPIEPTRSEEHVEDPHGHWFHWGTFEEINRLLYHTKIRQVFAEAQAWLLDVPPPPEAEPDPEPS; encoded by the coding sequence ATGACCACGTTTCACGAGCGATCCGCTGGCGTCATCCCCTATCACCGCGAGGAAGACCAGGGTTTCATTTACCTGGTCTTGCACTCCGCGACGGTGCGGAACCCCCGCGCCAAGTGGGAATTCCCCAAGGGGGGCGTCGAGCAAGGCGAGAGCACCCGGCAGACCGCCGGCCGCGAGTTTCAAGAAGAAACCGGCCTGTCGAACTGGACCATCCTCGACGGCTTCGAACGCAGCCTCTCATACACCTACATCCGCAGGGGCCGCAAAGTCGTCAAAACCGTCACATATTACCTCGTTGAAGTCGGCGGTCCGATCGAGCCGACGCGGTCCGAGGAGCACGTCGAAGACCCTCACGGCCACTGGTTCCACTGGGGGACCTTCGAGGAGATCAATCGGCTGCTCTACCACACCAAGATCCGCCAGGTGTTCGCCGAGGCCCAGGCGTGGCTTCTGGACGTCCCGCCGCCGCCCGAGGCCGAGCCGGACCCGGAGCCTTCTTGA
- the tmk gene encoding dTMP kinase, protein MTEYKLPSYLSWERPHPGFFLAFEGPDGGGKSTQAARLADWLREDDEFDVVTCRDPGSTPLGNRLRELLLERSELHPTLRAEMLLFMASRAQLVEDVIRPALAAGRVVICDRFLLSNIVYQGVAGGLPIDEIARVGQVATGGLLPDLTLVLNVSRDTAKSRIGAARDRLEDRPESYHAQVNKGFSNALDLMIVGPEGCPYYPSPMTTIDASKDADDVARQIRKAVANALRLGSRP, encoded by the coding sequence GTGACAGAGTACAAATTGCCGAGCTATTTATCCTGGGAGCGGCCGCATCCGGGCTTCTTCCTGGCGTTCGAAGGGCCCGACGGCGGCGGCAAGTCGACTCAGGCGGCCCGACTCGCGGACTGGCTCAGGGAAGACGACGAGTTCGACGTCGTCACCTGCCGCGATCCGGGCAGTACGCCTCTCGGCAACCGGCTCCGTGAGCTGCTCCTGGAACGGAGCGAGCTTCATCCGACCTTGAGGGCCGAGATGCTCCTCTTCATGGCGAGCCGCGCCCAGCTCGTCGAGGATGTCATCCGCCCGGCGCTCGCGGCGGGCCGAGTCGTGATCTGCGACCGTTTTCTGCTGTCGAACATCGTCTACCAGGGAGTCGCCGGGGGCCTGCCGATCGACGAGATCGCGCGCGTCGGCCAGGTGGCGACCGGCGGACTGCTGCCGGATCTCACGCTCGTCCTGAACGTCTCCCGAGACACCGCCAAGAGCCGCATCGGCGCGGCGCGTGACCGGCTGGAGGATCGCCCCGAGAGCTATCACGCCCAGGTGAACAAGGGCTTCTCGAACGCCCTTGATCTGATGATTGTCGGCCCCGAGGGATGCCCTTACTATCCATCCCCGATGACGACGATCGACGCGAGCAAGGACGCCGACGACGTCGCTCGCCAGATTCGAAAGGCGGTGGCGAATGCCCTGCGTCTCGGTTCGCGGCCATGA
- the holB gene encoding DNA polymerase III subunit delta' → MPCVSVRGHDRALASLRSSAQSGRLPHAFLFVGPEGIGKRTFALTLAQSLLCERNAEGLLEPCGECPGCVQVEAGSHPDLIVTGRPDDKQELPIRVIRDLCAEFGLKPARGVRKVAVVDDVDTMNDEAANAFLKTLEEPPPGAVLILIGTSAEQQLETIVSRCQVVRFDPLPVDELAGLLLEKGIAADADDAAKLAALAEGSVSRAIGLADPDLDRYRRDLIDGLAGERGFDPAEQVQQLLAFSKKAGKETGAQRRRASLMVGELARLFRGVLWQTAGLEPPSADPADRRAIAVLAQRLEPEDVFILADRALEADFHLARNLYMPLVLESLFHDVAKVVNPKARA, encoded by the coding sequence ATGCCCTGCGTCTCGGTTCGCGGCCATGACCGCGCGCTCGCTTCACTCCGTTCCAGCGCCCAGTCGGGACGGCTCCCGCACGCGTTCCTGTTCGTCGGTCCCGAGGGGATCGGCAAGCGGACGTTCGCGCTGACGCTCGCGCAGTCGCTGCTTTGCGAGCGAAACGCCGAGGGGCTGCTTGAACCGTGCGGAGAATGCCCGGGATGCGTCCAAGTCGAGGCCGGATCGCATCCCGACCTGATCGTCACGGGTCGCCCCGACGACAAGCAGGAGCTGCCGATCCGGGTGATCCGCGACCTCTGCGCGGAGTTCGGCCTCAAGCCGGCGCGCGGAGTCCGCAAGGTGGCGGTCGTCGACGACGTCGACACGATGAACGACGAGGCGGCCAACGCCTTCTTGAAGACGCTGGAAGAGCCGCCGCCGGGGGCCGTGCTGATCCTCATCGGCACGTCGGCCGAGCAGCAGCTTGAGACGATCGTCTCGCGATGCCAGGTGGTCCGGTTCGATCCTCTGCCCGTCGACGAGCTGGCCGGGCTGTTGCTGGAAAAGGGGATCGCCGCCGACGCGGACGACGCCGCCAAGCTCGCCGCGCTGGCCGAGGGGAGCGTCAGTCGGGCGATCGGCCTGGCCGACCCGGACCTCGACCGCTACCGCCGCGACCTGATCGACGGCCTGGCCGGCGAGCGCGGGTTCGACCCCGCCGAGCAGGTCCAGCAGCTTCTCGCCTTCTCGAAGAAGGCCGGCAAGGAGACCGGCGCCCAGCGCCGACGCGCCAGCCTGATGGTCGGCGAGCTGGCCCGGCTGTTCCGGGGGGTCTTGTGGCAGACCGCCGGCCTCGAACCGCCGTCGGCCGACCCCGCCGACCGCCGCGCCATCGCCGTTCTCGCCCAACGGCTCGAACCCGAAGACGTCTTCATCCTCGCCGACCGCGCGCTCGAAGCCGATTTCCACCTCGCGCGCAACCTGTACATGCCGCTGGTCCTGGAATCGCTGTTCCACGACGTGGCGAAGGTCGTCAACCCGAAGGCGCGCGCCTGA
- a CDS encoding alpha-keto acid decarboxylase family protein, protein MPHAASPSPTPDQSPTLGQYLIDRLTELGVDHVFGIPGDYVLSLYKMLEQSPIKLVGTTREDSAGFAADAYARVHGLGCVCVTYSVGGLSACNSIAGAYAEKSPVIVISGSPGMGERVHHPMLHHQVKDYDTQYKVYRQLTAASAVLDRPETAFSEIDRVLDVVVRNKRPVYLEIPRDQIHVRRIGPRRPPKPEPPSDPHALREALDEATERLTKAKRPAILADVEIHRFRLLKELLELAESTGMPIASTILGKSVLSEAHPLFAGVYEGGMGRPEVTELVETADCLLMLGCFLTDINLGIFTAKLDPSRCIDATSEHLRIGHHHYRDVRLDDFIRGLIARNLKVQRTPVPKRSNPFAEIDMGSGDSPTTSPRLFSRLNRFLADHKETTVIADIGDSLFGAMDLEMHRHTEFLSPAYYTSMGFSVPAAVGAGLANPSARVLVIVGDGAFQMTGMELSTIARHGLNPIVIVLNNHGYTTERLLLEGDFNDVHGWAFHRIPDVLGTGLGIEIRTMGELETGLARALGNTGSFTILNVHLDPLDHSPALDRLAGKLAAIVDKRADAS, encoded by the coding sequence ATGCCCCACGCGGCTTCTCCGAGTCCGACGCCGGATCAATCGCCGACGCTCGGCCAGTACCTGATCGACCGTTTGACGGAACTCGGCGTGGACCACGTCTTCGGGATACCGGGCGACTACGTGCTCAGCCTGTACAAGATGCTGGAGCAAAGCCCGATCAAGCTGGTGGGTACGACGCGCGAGGACAGCGCGGGGTTCGCCGCCGACGCTTATGCGCGGGTTCATGGGCTGGGGTGCGTATGCGTCACCTACAGCGTCGGGGGCCTGTCGGCCTGCAACAGCATCGCCGGGGCCTACGCCGAGAAGTCGCCGGTCATCGTCATCAGCGGCTCGCCGGGGATGGGCGAACGCGTTCATCACCCGATGCTCCATCATCAAGTGAAAGACTACGACACCCAGTACAAGGTCTACCGCCAGCTCACCGCCGCGTCGGCCGTGCTCGACCGCCCCGAGACCGCATTCAGCGAGATCGACAGGGTTCTCGACGTCGTGGTCCGGAACAAGCGACCGGTCTACCTGGAAATCCCCCGCGACCAGATCCACGTCCGCCGCATCGGACCGCGACGGCCCCCCAAGCCCGAGCCCCCGAGCGATCCCCACGCGCTCCGCGAGGCGCTCGACGAGGCGACGGAACGGCTCACAAAGGCCAAGCGGCCGGCGATCCTGGCCGACGTCGAGATTCATCGTTTCCGCCTGTTGAAAGAGCTGTTGGAGTTGGCTGAATCGACGGGAATGCCGATCGCCTCGACGATCCTCGGCAAGAGCGTGTTGTCCGAGGCCCACCCGCTGTTCGCCGGGGTCTACGAGGGCGGAATGGGGCGTCCTGAGGTGACCGAACTGGTCGAGACGGCCGACTGCCTGCTGATGCTCGGCTGCTTCCTCACGGACATCAACCTGGGGATCTTCACCGCCAAGCTCGACCCGTCGCGATGCATCGACGCAACCAGCGAGCACCTCCGCATCGGCCACCACCATTACCGCGACGTCCGGCTCGACGACTTCATCCGAGGCCTGATCGCGCGGAACCTGAAGGTCCAGCGCACGCCGGTCCCCAAGCGGTCGAACCCATTCGCCGAGATCGATATGGGGTCGGGAGACTCGCCGACGACCTCGCCGAGGCTGTTCTCTCGCCTCAACCGATTTCTGGCCGATCACAAGGAGACGACGGTCATCGCCGACATCGGCGACTCGCTGTTCGGGGCGATGGATCTCGAAATGCACCGGCACACCGAGTTCCTCAGCCCAGCGTACTACACGTCGATGGGCTTCAGCGTCCCCGCGGCGGTCGGCGCCGGGCTGGCCAACCCGAGCGCCCGGGTCCTCGTGATCGTCGGCGACGGCGCGTTTCAGATGACCGGAATGGAGCTGTCGACGATCGCGCGGCACGGCCTCAACCCGATCGTGATCGTTCTCAACAACCACGGCTACACCACCGAGCGGCTGCTCCTCGAAGGCGACTTCAACGACGTCCACGGCTGGGCGTTCCACCGCATCCCCGACGTGCTGGGGACCGGCCTGGGGATCGAGATCCGCACGATGGGCGAACTCGAAACGGGACTCGCCCGGGCGCTGGGAAATACCGGCAGCTTCACCATCCTCAACGTCCATCTCGATCCTCTCGACCACAGCCCGGCGCTCGACCGGCTGGCCGGCAAGCTGGCGGCGATCGTCGACAAGCGCGCCGACGCGTCCTGA
- a CDS encoding beta strand repeat-containing protein, with translation MLFGKRGPRPSKAVRKKVAFRPRGENLEAKILMAFDLGSTTPPALPNIATGNVGINMVGSTTSQNAGASVAELGDINGTGYDSFLIGSPNGTTPSVSLVFGSQQQSTATTTSTLDWLNTTVPLVTNVAPNGRVGALNTLGTTGQVNPISGSSTGAYNFTGITFIASKSGSSQLGFSVANAGVINGTQAFLIGAPNALDAAGDATSIGSGRVYLVYGSTNLLGLSGQTIDLDNPTATAGISIVTYATSVLGSRLGASVAGIGNFLNDGSNDIAMGATNATVGTGGTANSGAVYVVSANGIPTSTNTTPIDVSLFGQAGGTAGLVLAGAAAGNQAGFAVSGAGDVNGDGLGDLLIGAPAAAGGNGTAYLVYGGNLGGLVTNNFNYNFISLARVGQPAGSSPATVPGAAISGGGGAGSERAGAAVYSAGDFNSDGVADIMIGSPNYGGSSTTANQGRVTILYGGANNLINGIFTLNTIPAAVSSLSLIGNLGDMAGSALGFVAPINSGQTNEVLIGAPGNNSAYLLPGHGGTYTGSFQLSDAENPATLAGVQFTATTPGFGATAFGSSVSGRLVTSGQIHTADSDLVGDFIIGAPSYTITSSATAAGGGFIVQGAMITLGIPPATNVIQTTITQIDSSTTSPFAVNPTTPDAMKIYVTNSTTPTGQPFVASTDIDPTTITVNGVLFANATVTADPNNANQAIITISPRSALKLPSGNSTLVVSGKTLAGSPEGVQTFQGTAAINGGSGGGGSGGGSTVGAVSTPLPPGLFTPVSYLSQFGGSFVPTISAMSQYNYAPLPMSVALSQYLPPAGFRQRIQAFHGQKVAGRRQNASRKNDTGTGVWTLGRSVYNRGKFHNGNTYTWVHSGIIVPTTRKVQRFTSAGNKLPG, from the coding sequence ATGCTGTTTGGCAAGCGCGGTCCGCGGCCGTCGAAGGCGGTGCGGAAGAAAGTGGCGTTTCGGCCTCGTGGCGAAAACCTGGAAGCCAAGATCTTGATGGCGTTCGACCTGGGATCCACGACGCCCCCGGCGTTGCCCAACATCGCCACCGGCAACGTCGGCATCAACATGGTCGGCTCGACGACCAGCCAGAACGCCGGCGCCAGCGTCGCCGAGCTCGGCGATATCAACGGCACTGGTTACGACAGCTTCCTGATCGGCTCGCCGAACGGCACCACCCCGTCGGTCTCGCTCGTCTTCGGCTCCCAGCAGCAGTCGACCGCCACCACGACGTCGACGCTCGACTGGCTGAACACGACCGTGCCCCTGGTCACCAACGTCGCCCCCAACGGACGGGTCGGCGCGTTAAACACTCTGGGCACGACCGGCCAGGTCAATCCGATCTCCGGCAGCTCGACCGGCGCCTACAACTTCACGGGGATCACCTTCATCGCGAGCAAGAGCGGAAGCTCGCAACTCGGCTTCTCGGTGGCCAACGCGGGGGTGATCAACGGCACGCAGGCGTTCCTGATCGGCGCCCCGAACGCCCTCGACGCCGCCGGCGACGCGACGAGCATCGGCTCGGGCCGGGTCTATCTCGTCTACGGCTCGACGAATCTTCTCGGCCTGTCCGGGCAGACGATCGACCTTGACAACCCGACGGCCACGGCCGGCATCAGCATCGTGACCTACGCGACGTCCGTGCTCGGCTCGCGGCTGGGGGCCTCGGTGGCGGGGATCGGCAACTTCCTGAACGACGGCTCCAACGACATCGCCATGGGGGCGACGAACGCCACGGTCGGCACCGGCGGGACCGCCAACAGCGGCGCCGTCTACGTCGTGTCGGCCAACGGCATTCCGACGAGCACGAACACCACGCCCATCGATGTTTCGCTGTTCGGCCAGGCCGGCGGCACCGCGGGTCTGGTGCTGGCCGGCGCCGCGGCGGGCAACCAGGCCGGCTTCGCGGTCTCCGGCGCCGGCGACGTCAACGGCGACGGGCTTGGCGACCTCCTGATCGGCGCCCCGGCGGCGGCCGGCGGGAACGGTACCGCCTACCTGGTGTACGGCGGCAATCTGGGCGGCCTCGTCACCAACAACTTCAACTACAATTTCATCTCCCTCGCTCGCGTCGGCCAGCCGGCCGGCTCGTCCCCGGCGACGGTGCCCGGCGCCGCGATCAGCGGCGGCGGCGGGGCCGGCAGCGAACGCGCCGGCGCCGCGGTCTACAGCGCGGGCGACTTCAACAGCGACGGCGTCGCCGACATCATGATCGGCTCGCCGAACTACGGCGGCTCCAGTACGACCGCGAACCAGGGCCGCGTCACGATTCTCTACGGCGGCGCGAACAATCTCATCAACGGGATCTTCACGCTCAATACGATCCCCGCCGCGGTCAGCTCGTTGTCGCTGATCGGCAACCTCGGCGACATGGCGGGCTCGGCCCTGGGCTTTGTCGCGCCGATCAACTCCGGACAGACCAACGAGGTGTTGATCGGGGCGCCTGGCAACAACTCGGCGTACCTGCTCCCCGGGCACGGGGGCACCTACACCGGCTCGTTCCAGCTCTCGGACGCGGAGAATCCCGCGACCCTGGCCGGGGTGCAGTTCACCGCGACCACGCCCGGGTTCGGCGCCACCGCGTTCGGCTCGTCGGTTTCGGGTCGGCTGGTGACGTCGGGCCAGATCCACACGGCTGACAGCGACCTCGTCGGCGACTTCATCATCGGGGCGCCTAGCTACACCATCACCAGCAGTGCGACGGCGGCCGGGGGCGGGTTCATCGTCCAGGGGGCGATGATCACTCTGGGCATCCCTCCAGCGACCAACGTGATCCAGACCACGATCACCCAGATCGACTCGTCGACGACGTCGCCGTTCGCGGTCAATCCGACGACGCCCGACGCGATGAAGATCTACGTGACGAACTCCACGACCCCCACCGGCCAGCCGTTCGTCGCGTCGACCGACATCGACCCGACGACCATCACAGTCAACGGGGTGTTGTTCGCCAACGCCACCGTCACGGCGGACCCGAACAACGCGAACCAGGCGATCATTACGATCTCGCCTCGATCGGCGTTGAAGCTGCCCTCGGGCAATTCGACTCTGGTCGTCAGCGGCAAGACGCTGGCCGGCTCGCCCGAGGGAGTGCAAACCTTCCAGGGCACGGCGGCGATCAACGGCGGCAGCGGCGGCGGAGGCAGCGGCGGCGGTTCCACCGTGGGCGCCGTCTCCACGCCGCTCCCGCCCGGATTGTTCACCCCCGTGAGCTATCTGAGCCAGTTCGGCGGCTCGTTCGTACCGACGATCTCAGCGATGTCGCAGTACAACTACGCGCCGCTCCCGATGAGCGTCGCGCTCAGTCAGTACCTGCCGCCGGCCGGCTTCCGCCAGCGAATCCAGGCCTTCCACGGCCAGAAGGTGGCGGGCCGCAGGCAGAACGCCAGCCGGAAGAACGACACCGGCACCGGCGTCTGGACCCTCGGCCGGAGCGTCTACAACCGCGGCAAGTTCCACAACGGCAACACCTATACGTGGGTTCACTCGGGGATCATCGTGCCGACCACCCGCAAGGTGCAGAGGTTCACGAGCGCCGGCAACAAGCTGCCGGGCTGA
- a CDS encoding TolC family protein has protein sequence MAEPRSKRNVPIPYRFGAAPALLALLLGTQPGCTREFFREWANQDVSEAVFEKSRDPRWRLDTFSIEPPAMSRFADPYDPDFPPAPPDDHATAALSPVPQSPDNQLMIPAEGTGYIEMLERWQQERESLPKPPKRGNGAKPAQPNGPEGVGQPAAPPGPSQTPSPFLPGAAAPPGAGATTPPQASTWKLDQKAGAEARKTTPILLADARTAGAKKVIPPPRPASSFATANAEQPRRSQDGAVRRTAQQAVDADNSIRGVRPGDSEKKPLGQPDSTLTPVSPVPLDPNPNERDMADPNLARPGQMTPEGPKGAFTQEQAAELSGVLVPSIPELNEAAAAGLPSNSNPYKVTMQQAFTLALINSRAYQSQLEGVYSTALAVTLQRFQFQPQFYAGLSPQTSPLAGFAGAIPPNRFNYQTRFSPGGQVSALQISEVAGVGKLLNSGGQLALGFANQVVFNLVGKNPIQPSVQSSLPISFFQPFLRGGGRAVILEALTQAERNLVYQVRSFAKFRQEFIVAVLMGSTVQSLGTTFGGTAFSTGSNSDPTTGFIPVAFNLAQVSIDRRNVAYFEQLVNLYTQLIDGEASGLTQLQVDQARSNLVRARQTLVQDTLTYRFSLDQFKQQLGLPPDLPMICDLSLVQPFVDVWDSIDDWQRDPKRDLKDLPTLVGKVPQLEDVVIDGRSMLGLYKGSTTYSEEEELEDVLQAGVRTALEYRLDVMNQRAQLYDTWRQIRVQANSLKGILNVGVTNQVLTPPTSTNPFGFFSQATQFSLVLNAELPLIRLAERNNFRAAIVNYERQRRNLQNIEDSLKVQLRQDIRQMQVAAITYEIAKQSLELNIRLKDQAFEQIIAPPREGPARAWLSRPTRRPKPRT, from the coding sequence ATGGCCGAACCAAGAAGTAAAAGAAACGTTCCGATCCCTTACCGGTTCGGAGCCGCGCCGGCCTTGCTGGCCCTTCTGCTCGGAACCCAGCCGGGTTGCACCCGCGAATTCTTCCGGGAATGGGCCAACCAGGACGTGTCGGAAGCCGTCTTCGAAAAGAGTCGCGACCCGCGATGGCGTCTCGACACGTTCTCGATCGAACCGCCGGCGATGTCCCGGTTCGCCGACCCGTATGATCCGGACTTCCCACCGGCACCGCCCGACGACCATGCCACCGCGGCGCTCTCGCCGGTCCCGCAGAGCCCCGACAACCAGTTGATGATCCCCGCCGAGGGGACGGGCTATATCGAGATGCTCGAGCGCTGGCAGCAGGAGCGCGAGTCGCTTCCCAAGCCGCCCAAGCGTGGAAACGGAGCCAAACCCGCCCAACCGAACGGTCCGGAAGGCGTCGGTCAGCCGGCCGCCCCGCCTGGACCGTCACAGACGCCGTCGCCGTTCCTTCCCGGAGCGGCAGCCCCGCCCGGCGCGGGGGCGACCACGCCGCCGCAGGCCTCGACCTGGAAACTGGATCAGAAAGCCGGGGCGGAGGCGCGGAAAACGACGCCGATACTACTTGCGGACGCACGCACGGCGGGTGCCAAGAAGGTCATCCCGCCCCCTCGGCCGGCTTCCAGCTTCGCGACGGCGAACGCCGAGCAGCCGAGGCGGTCGCAGGACGGCGCGGTTCGCAGGACGGCCCAGCAAGCCGTCGACGCCGACAATTCCATTCGCGGCGTCCGCCCCGGCGACTCCGAGAAGAAGCCCCTCGGTCAGCCCGATTCCACGCTCACGCCGGTGTCCCCGGTTCCCCTGGACCCGAATCCCAACGAACGCGACATGGCCGATCCCAACCTGGCACGCCCTGGGCAGATGACACCGGAAGGGCCGAAAGGCGCGTTCACGCAGGAGCAGGCCGCGGAACTCTCCGGCGTCCTCGTTCCGTCGATCCCCGAACTCAACGAGGCGGCGGCGGCCGGCCTCCCGAGCAACAGCAATCCTTACAAGGTGACGATGCAGCAAGCGTTCACCTTGGCGCTGATTAACAGTCGTGCGTACCAGTCGCAGCTCGAGGGGGTGTATTCGACGGCCCTCGCCGTCACCCTCCAGCGGTTCCAATTCCAGCCGCAGTTCTACGCCGGCCTGTCGCCCCAGACGTCGCCGCTCGCCGGGTTCGCCGGGGCCATCCCACCCAACCGGTTCAACTACCAGACCCGGTTCTCGCCCGGTGGCCAGGTGTCGGCCTTGCAAATCAGCGAGGTGGCCGGCGTCGGCAAGCTGCTCAACTCGGGCGGCCAGTTGGCCCTCGGCTTCGCCAACCAGGTCGTCTTCAACCTGGTGGGCAAGAACCCAATTCAGCCCAGCGTGCAGTCGTCGCTCCCGATCTCGTTCTTCCAGCCGTTCCTGCGTGGCGGCGGACGCGCGGTGATTCTGGAGGCCCTGACGCAGGCCGAGCGCAACCTGGTCTACCAGGTCCGCTCGTTCGCGAAATTCCGGCAGGAGTTCATCGTCGCAGTCCTCATGGGCTCGACCGTCCAGAGCCTGGGGACGACCTTCGGCGGCACCGCGTTCTCCACCGGGAGCAACAGCGACCCCACCACCGGCTTCATCCCCGTGGCCTTCAATCTCGCCCAGGTGAGCATCGACCGCCGGAACGTCGCCTACTTCGAGCAGCTCGTCAACCTGTACACCCAGTTGATCGACGGCGAGGCCTCGGGCCTGACTCAGCTCCAGGTCGACCAGGCCCGGTCCAACCTGGTCAGGGCGCGTCAAACCCTGGTGCAGGACACCCTGACATACCGCTTCAGCCTCGACCAGTTCAAGCAGCAGCTCGGCCTGCCCCCCGACCTGCCCATGATCTGCGACCTCAGCCTCGTCCAGCCCTTCGTCGACGTCTGGGACAGCATCGACGACTGGCAGCGGGACCCGAAGCGCGACCTGAAAGACCTGCCCACGCTCGTCGGCAAGGTGCCCCAGCTTGAGGACGTGGTCATCGACGGCCGCTCCATGCTCGGCCTATACAAAGGGAGCACGACGTATAGCGAGGAGGAAGAGCTGGAGGACGTGCTCCAGGCCGGCGTCCGGACCGCGCTCGAATACCGGCTCGACGTCATGAACCAACGGGCGCAACTTTACGACACCTGGCGGCAAATTCGGGTACAAGCGAATTCGCTGAAAGGTATACTCAACGTAGGTGTTACAAACCAGGTACTCACTCCGCCCACGAGCACCAACCCCTTTGGCTTCTTTTCGCAGGCGACCCAGTTCAGTCTCGTGCTGAACGCCGAGCTTCCCTTGATCCGCCTCGCCGAACGCAACAACTTCCGAGCGGCCATCGTCAACTACGAGAGGCAGCGGCGGAATCTGCAGAACATCGAGGACTCGCTGAAGGTCCAGCTCAGGCAAGACATCCGCCAGATGCAGGTCGCCGCGATCACCTATGAGATCGCCAAACAGAGTCTTGAGTTGAACATCCGACTGAAGGACCAGGCGTTCGAGCAGATCATCGCCCCCCCCAGGGAGGGACCGGCCAGGGCCTGGCTCAGTCGGCCAACGCGGCGACCCAAACCACGAACCTGA